A stretch of the Halomonas sp. BDJS001 genome encodes the following:
- a CDS encoding DUF4212 domain-containing protein: MADDKTNAAEYWKANVRLIFGCLAVWAFVSYGCAILFRPLLAGIPVGGTDLGFWFAQQGSILTFIVLIFFYAWKMNKLDQKFGLGE, from the coding sequence ATGGCAGACGACAAAACCAATGCTGCTGAATACTGGAAAGCAAACGTCCGCTTAATTTTCGGATGCCTGGCCGTTTGGGCATTTGTTTCTTACGGATGCGCTATCCTCTTTCGCCCGCTGCTCGCTGGTATCCCGGTTGGCGGCACTGACCTTGGCTTCTGGTTTGCACAACAGGGCTCAATCCTAACGTTTATCGTGCTGATCTTCTTCTACGCCTGGAAGATGAATAAGCTCGATCAAAAATTTGGCCTTGGGGAGTAA